Below is a genomic region from Cydia amplana chromosome 27, ilCydAmpl1.1, whole genome shotgun sequence.
accttaagaggaaaggggaaggccgcttctccatacaaacgtagtccccattttcttctctttatattgacattatggtaAATATTTTTAGATAATTTGACGCCCCTACGTTTGACTTCGTtagattttttaattacttattataagaGTAAGAAGTGAAAAACAGGttttttactaatttttaaatgctaataactcttcaaaattttaaaaagtacagtcagtaaTAAAAGTATGTATCCAAAATGAAGTTTTAGATCGAACGAAATCCGACACAATTATCCTAACCTCCTatggcccagccatacaaataatatttccgaaatttgctactgaaatttgaacctctTGTGTAGGGAATAAAGCTGATTTTGATTCGATAGAAAACTGAACGAAGCCAAAGAGATGCAACTttattccaattgaatatgatttaaatttcatggAACTGAATAAGTACTATAAGTAGGACCTTGGACCGTAGGAGTCTTATGCATTGAATTACAAACAGACAAACTAATTCTAATGATCAATATCACGAAAGATAAAGCCGAAGACAGATAAAAATTCAATTAATTCTAGTATATAAACCGAGGTTTAAGGTGTTATCTCACAAATTAACTTAGTGTTCCAATCATGAAGATTCTACTGGTGAGTTGGGTGTTCTATATttaaatcaattaaatcaaatatgCTTACCTAtttccaataaaaataaaaaaatatctggaAGACTTAGTTTGGCTCGGAAAACTtataaatctcaaaaatgcgcgtttccccagGGATAAGACATAGATCTatttttcgcctccgaaaacccccatatagcaaatttcatctaaatcgttagagccgtttctgagatccccgaaatatacatacAGTGAgagccaatagtccgaggctgaaatgatacctttcacccgagttaaacactctacttttcatttcgaatacggaTACGAAGAAAGTAAAtagcatgtgtttttttttaaaacgtgactaacggccatattcgaactttaagatacgtcaaatactagagattgaaacgatatggaatagatatgtcagtgtcaaactagtgtcaaaagtgacgcgtttgtttgaagaagtagatatttttatagtaaatcttaAGGGTATCTTCAGTTAACAATtcaggcaaaagtatcgttagtTATGAAaaggggagttaaatatcagaatggaaattgtatttaTAACAAATACATTGAAACCCAAATTTCActtgcttatcgtaaaaaatatacatatactctAATATACTctagtaagtaataaaatactctagtgcagaaacgtaaaaatcataaaaaaatcataaattattttctgctcaccttttagaacaacaatgaccctctttcagagcatgagaaatgaaaaagatAATGTATGACGatgatgtttttattttgttatttttaggtaTCATGGGCGCTCTTATTATTCGGAGTGAGTCTGAATTCAGGGCATTATATCCGGCAGGCGGAGGTAAGAACTTTCCCTCACTCTCACTtcacttcatttattttttagggttccgtacctcaaaaggaaaaaacggaaccctaataggatcactcgggtttctgtccgtccgtctgtcacagcctattttctccaaaactactggaccCAAagatttgtgacccaaagatggacgtgtaacgtaaataaatgattttaaaatATGGATGCCATTtgtggggggtaaatgagaaaattaaaaataaagattttcaaacaatatcgtgttacatatcaaatgtaagagctcattgtaagaatcacaatttttttttttatataattttaggataaatagtttagcagttattcaagaaaatagccaaaaaatgaccatccccccccccctttatctccgaaactactgggtctaaaattttgaaaaaaatacacaaaatatgtctttacctatagatgacaggaaaacctattagaaatgggcagtcaagcgtgagtcggacttaatgtacggaacccttagaacgcgagtccgactcacacttggccggttttttttagttacTTTGATTACACACAAACTAAACATACTACCAGAGAgaaataagtaaagaaagagtcgtaactccatacatcagttttcttaccaaaacgcgagttatttcgttaGTCGACATCTTCGACTCgagttccagcaggcgttctacatgacattaaagctctccaaagggactcgacgtgttggatctatatccccacgcaagcctgtcaaaagaccgggatgtataggcccgtgaaataaaaaagaaaacaatgatAATAGATTCGGACACGAGACAAGAGGGCGCAACTATTTCAAGCTAGGGATTATACAGTAACGGATATTGGGGTTTTCCAATCTATATTGGCGGAACCCCTATCAAAAAGTGCGaaatatgtgtaggtacctacagttttttgatgtttttgtttagtaATACTCGTTGAAATTCTTTGTTATAGAGGCTcaacggagccgacatgtctttttgataaaggcttcttttaaatTAGTAGAttagaaagaaaaagaaatgaTAATAGATAgcaaacctcgacggcgttggcgggaactggtgggagacgtgtcaagaccgggatacgagaaaagggaggagggaggcctttgcccagcagtgggacactctaggctcatataaataaataaatagatagctTATTAGTCAAGTATTTTCAGGATGCCAGCAGTATATATCAGGTTAAGGACGACTCCTCTGGTGTCAGCTTTGTTAACCCGAAAGAGGATAAGTGGACGCTTCGTGACATCCTGTACTATCACATCATTGAGCGGCCTCGCGAAGTAAGTACAAcacatacttttataactaagacgggacttaatcgcgtaagacttagtgtaaggcctgagtggacgctcgctcggcggggcgtgcagcgcggctgtgggctcacgcgtgatgtgagaagcgtgcactaaggccgctcctatacgtgcgcatttgtttaacatgcacgccgcacgccccgccccgctgcacgcccaacatgagcgtcctctcaggccttacacttacgaaCTACCCGAATTTGATCGCAAAACCCGGCAGCAAGAAGATTGATACAATACTCGCCAGTCTGCCTGTGACCATgaacgtaacgtcacgttcgaaacgtcaggccataaaATAAACGTAatttttacgcgattaagtcccgtgttagttataaaagtcatcatcatctcccatcatcttcatcatctcatcacctcatcatcatcatcataatcctCTGTCTTTTCTTTCCATTCCAAGGAACCCTAAAATCTCCCTATTTTCAGAAACCCGCTGTAACTGAGCGCTCGTTCACCAACAGCCACGGCTACCAGTTCTTCGATCTAGCACCATTGCTAGAAGACTCATACGACAATcatgatgacgatgatgatggAAGCTATGTGGAACAGGCAGATGGAGAGGATCAGGCTGAGGACATTGAGAACCACGAAGAGGTAATGATCAGGGACCGGAATTCTTGTGGCAGTTTGAATTCTCATTAGAGACTTCGCATTCGATATCTGCTTCTTAGTCGGATACTCTTGTCAGAGCAGTCGTGGCCATTGGGGTCGTTGTACGGCTTTTTTCGTTATTTCCCGCCATCCTTCTCTATTTTCTGCATTCCGCACGCACAGATTTAAAGGTGATCCGGTGAGATTTTTAACTTGGTCGGTCCATCGCATTGAGGGCCGCAATCTGGGTCTTGTGCCACCCACTCTGCACTGAACAACAAGCCCTCCATGGCGTCGTCTTCCCGCCGGCGCCGACTTTCGATATACCGATATCGATATAATGTAAAATACAACATATTAAAAAAGATTAAAAGTAGAGGTAAATAACAAGCGGTCTTATCGTATCGCACTTGTGtaacgattttttttactatgaaCTAATCTAGCTAGTTGATACATGTATTCTAAATGCCGGTAGAATCAAAGAAAAAGTACTGACTAGGAATGCATCACCTGTGATTTCGAAACAAGCCGTTTACGCACGCACGACTAGTTAGGTATAATCCTTTAATTAAATCGTgccaaacataacctaaccacAACCTTTTCAGTTAAAAAATGACAAATCACAAAACATACATATCTTTTATTACAGGAACCAGAATTAACTACGACACAAAAACCGCTTACAGATCAAGATGTGAAGGAAGTAAGTTGATatttagttgaacttatttgaaatttaaatcaggcaacaaggcatataggtattacaaattaaatacttacctacctaacaaatatttatttatttatttacttgaattTATTTTTCCCCGGTATGTCACTCCGGGACATCCCAGCGTCTAGCCAAGGATATGATATAGATTTTTCTCTAAATTCCTAAAATTTCACCAAAAAATTaacttatttttgtaatttttttaaaagagTAATGagtaaaaatcaataaattgcATGCGGCGAGTTTGTTGAATGTATCAACTGTGTCAGATGTTACGAGAGAGGATCCCTCGGCCACACACGCAGCAGGTGTATGCTCCCCCAAGTGGGCGGGGGCCTGCTCGTGGCGCCTCATGCGTTTCTCTTTTAATTAGAACGTTAAACCCTATAGAAGAATGATGAAATCATATCAGTTATCTCTGTCTTACACGGGGGcttctcgctcgcaccaattgTGCGTACAAGTCTGAGCGAAATGAACGCGCGACTGACAggtaactgatatgattccaatatttcCAATATCATTATAATATCGGTATGATGTCAGAGCacgttcgaattagcctgtTACTcgtatacataataatataataaaacaccCAACAAGCACACTATAGCTTGACCGTTTATGTTACAGGCTTATAAGGCAAGAAGCTATCTTTTCGACCAAATGCGGCAACGATATGCAGTGAAACGAATGGTAATTTTAGTCAGCTTTTAGTTCTTTTACTTTTAATCTAATGTTGGCAAGTTCAAGTTCCAGAGAGGTATTTtagcgaacgcgagtgtgtgtACTCATAAAAAACTTGCATTCGCGAATATTCgcgatgtatttgcattttcGTTTGCGGTGGTGGCCTAATAGCGGtaggagcgtgcgacttgcaatccggaggtcgcgggttcaaaccccggctcgtaccaatgagtttttcgaaaaacttatgtaagaaatatcatttgatatttaccagtcgcttttcggtgaaggaaaacatcgtgaggaaaccgaacaATAAGGCCTAATTTCCCGTCTGGGccggaaggtcagatggtagttaaaactagttagTAACTGGTAGTTAaaacgctttcgtaaaaactactgcccacgccaattcctgggattagttgccaagcggaccccaggcgcccatgagccgtggcaaaatcccgggacaacgcgaggaagatgatgatgatgatgatctatTCGCATTTTCGTTTATCTCGCTACTCGTACGAGTGTGTAGTTGCGAGTTGAGAGTTAACAAAAAGTTTTAAagtaataaacaaaaattattaGCATGCTACGAATATAtgcattaattttattattgtttaacaGGCTGTACCTGAAACTTCTTTAAATAGAAGAAAAAGACAAGCGGAAATGGAGGTAAATATCGCTAttcatttggggcattatctatgaaaagggaccttattgtcgatggcgcttacgccgcacagcgtcgcgcggcattgtatttatatcggagcatcgttaataatggcgtaaccgccatcgacaataaggtcccttttcatagataacgtcacatatatgaaCACAAACAGACTATGAATGTATTTCGATTTCAGTCGGCTCCCGACGCACCAAGCTATACATCAGATGTTGACAGCAAAGCAGCCTACATACAGCCGAATACGTATGGAATGAATCTCAATGGTGACCAAGGATATGTTTGGAACGTACGTCTCTTTTTTGTCTTCTAagactaaaggatgactcgcgctagaccgggccgggcccgggccgaaaTTGttttatgacggctgatcggtgatcacgtggtgctttccacagaaaacgaagcgccggaagctccggcccggccccggccaagtctagcgtgagtcgtccTTAATAGTCTAACTAATGTTTACAGAATTTGAACAATTCGCCAACATACTACGAGCTCGGATCGTCTAACGGAAAACGTAATGAGGTACGtcaaataattaaatagataggtacctacctagttactaatataatgaatgaatgaatgaaatgaatgaaatcgtttatttcaggcaactagtggcccatacataaataccttaaaactagcatacatattataaaaatataactaaacactaaaaaacacattatgataaTACCTACtacagcgacatctaccgtcagAACGTTAcacttttttccacttttaaatctaCCGtatgggatcatccattaattacgtcacacgaatttctaggctttttacccctcccccctccttgtcacacttggtcacattttgcaaacccctccccccctggtgtgacgtcacattttaggcaattttgtttccaacgaaatcgacaatattaactcggcattatttttttaataaaaaaatatttttgatatataaatattaataattttataacacaacgaaagttacattcaaaatctcattatttaactgtacagcgaataaaaaaatataaattaattttcggttactgatgaagttaaagtgacatcacaatgtttgtgactccccccgccctcatgtcacaacatgtcacattttcttgatcccctccctccccctaaacgtgtgacgtaattaatggatgacccctatgttgtttataaattccatagtaattattcattttattttatttaatgcatgttcattataatatgtaaatgttttgaaaagatgtgtcccgccgagtttcttgccggtcccatattgaaatacaatacatacctactctcttacaatttattaaaaaaatttaggatttaaatcttctcgagtaggtataaaaataggtaaaaaaggTGGGGCTTAAAAAAAGTGGAGATATATTTCTGTAAACTAAGTACCTAACTGAACATTTTTACAGGGATCATCCGGTCCACAAAGTCAAGAAAACTCGCCACCGTCTAGTGAAAACGCCTACATTCCCCTCGCTATACCAAACGAATCAGAAAGCTCTGAAGATATATACATTATTACTAACAGACCTAGCGCGCAGCCGTTAGAAACTGTACCAGAGACAAATCCTGAGCTTAGTAATGAAAGTCCAGAACCAATTAATGAAAATCCAGGACCGATTAATGACAATCTAGGACCGATTAATGATAATCCAGAACTAATAAATGAAAATCCAGAATCTAGTGACAGTGAAGCATATTACCCCGTTGAACCAATCATAGGTGACGATAATTCAAACCTCAAACCAGAAAACGAAGGTTTTACTAATGGACCTTACGAAAACCCAGAACCTATTCCAGTACAGCCAGGAACTGCTGAACCAAGTGTTCCACAACCTGAAGCGATTGAGTACCCAATAAGTGAAAATACTGTTAAGGAATCGAGTGAAAGTGAAAATACTGGATACGGGCAACTGGGGAAAACTAAGATAGATAGTTCGACTGAAGAAAGTTCCGAAGGAGACCGATTTAAGGTAGGCTTAACATAACATCTTTTAGTCCTAAATATTGGAGCCCCGCACCGATAATTTAACCTCTAGTGAGTCTAGTGGCCCACCGTACAAGGAAAATTGGCAATGACATGAACCTCAAACGGTTAAGAAActtcaattaggtaggtaccttacctacctatataggaGTAATTCTCAAAATAGTGGCATCTTAACCTGTCATCGAGTTTTTGAATTGAATGTATCTTTATTTGCCCTTTTTCATGTATTGTATGTTATTGTATTGTGTGTCATGTAATGTattaatgcagtttttcttgttactaaaatcgatgacatggttcataagaagagatcgtcgtatggtcttatagtttcagattttcccatactgaccgatctaaatgtgccatcctgtatatatttttttacaacaaTATTCACGCACGATGTTTGTCCAAGGATATTTTCACTGTTAACCTGTACCAACCTATACATGCGCGGTATTGCATCTGACTCATACACAGAAAATTTTATTTAGATCATAACTATGGtaaaatattaggtaagtatCAAGCTAACCATCGTAGGGTACCATCATGACCCATTTGTCGTAGTTTCGTAGAGACAAGTGGTTAAAGGCAGACATCTGGGGTTTTGTAACGGTTTTTAATTTGGAAATTTGAAATTCATTCCATGAAATTGTCTACAGTTGTTCTATACAACGCGAATTTTAGAAGATTTGTAATTACAGGACTTTCTTTCTctattaatgttaatattactgtttcaGGACATACCAGTGGCCCCTACACTTCCGCCTCTGAACTACGAGGGCCTGCCCGACTACATCAGAGATGCCATTTCATCTTCGGAAAAACCGGTAAGTTTTACATACAACATTTCTACTCATTCTATTTTCTATGTTGACCGTTAGCGATGGTCTCCTtttagcttgggcaaaaatgctttcgtatccGTATCATATCCGGATGTTCTGCAGGACGCAATTTTCAACCGAAATTCGTTAAATTTTGTAAGCGTCCGCTGATTGAATAGATTTCTttgtaatattgtcttcggttagaTTTGTTTGGattagtttttatatttttcttaaaaatggTGGAGCCTAGTGTGAAGTAGCAGTACCTACTGATGAATCCGCtatttgacgctagatgtcgactacgaaaataacaaGCGTTTTGGctttgagaaaaaaatacatagattgctcacttgacaatagatgtagcaccgaccggaaactgTAATGGTCGGTGCTACGTCTATTGTCAAgaagcagtactgataattccgctactcgatgctagatgttgaCTATGAaactaatagtatttttggtaccaaaactgatgtatggagtgagcactcttgtcttactatatttctctatggttttggtaagaaaactgatagcACTCAAtgcttaggtacttattctatTATACTTACTTTCTCTACTCCTTAGGCGTCCTACGAACAGACCGACAACCCCTACACCAACCCCCAACCGAACCCGGACGACAAACAAGTCCTGCAAAACCAGATGGAGGGCATATTCGCTACCATGCGGCCAGTAGAAGACATTCCTAAGACGTATGGCATGAATCTCACTTCAGAGAGCGGCCATGTTTGGAACGTAAGTAGGAAATTAAGTAATCCattaaagatgactcacgctatacttcgttttttttagcattagaaatttggtatacaatcttgatgtgtcttttaattgaaaaacacatttttaaaataagttacggtaaatacgtaacaattatgaatctaatacgatcttttatagtcttctgctttcataagtaatagttattgatttttaaagtgtttttcaattaaaagacatgtcaaaatcgcttatcttctttctaatgctaaaaaaaacgaactatagacggACCGAGCCAGGTCCGAGGCGTCCGctacgtcattttctatgacggctgatcggtgatcggtgagtcggcccggacacggcccggtctaatgtgagtcatcctttattttcCTAACGTTGTCCCGGCCTTTTGCCGCTTCTCATGtgcctggggtctgcttggcaagTAATCCCAagatattatgtatattttcttcTATAGTTGGTTATTGACTATGATAAAgcgctttataaataaatattataattcttCCGTTACAGGACATGGTGAACCCACCAGTTTCGCATAACGTTGGTTCACCAAGGAAATCGGTagaggtaaataaaataatagaatacTGTCCTATTACACAAATTAACAACCCCACAATAAGCtcaaggcttgtgttgtgggtaggtAGTTAGGTATTCAGACGTCGATATTatatataactagcgacccgccccggcttcgcacgggttaacaaattatacataaaccttcctcttgaatcactgtatctataaaaaaaacgcatcaaaatccgttgcgtagttttaaagatctaagcatacatagggacagacagacagcgggaagcgactttgttttatactatgtagtgatacaaatatttaaatacatagaaaatacccaTGACTCAAAAACAAATATGTCGCTATCGCTTTTCGGGCATAATTTAAACATTTACTTTCTAGGAACACAAAGAACAGCCTCCAGCGCCAGTGTCCGAGCAACCAGAAATTCAGGAACCAGAAAAAGAGCCTCTGCCTAATCCAGAAGTTCCAAACCAAGAACCAGAGACACACGAGAGCGAAGAAGATAAGCCCATTCAAGAGCTCGCTGAACCAGAGAAAGAACCAGAAGAACCTTTTGCTAACCCTAGCGAGGAAAACCATGAACCTCCAGCTCCAGAAAATGAGAAACCAATTGAAGAACCGGCTGAACCGACACGACCCTTAGAACCTGAAGCTGAATCTGAAAATCCTGAGGTTCAGGAACCAGGTAACGAAGAACCAGAAAATCCTGAACCTGTACCTGAATCAGGAAACGAAGAACCAGAAAATCCTGAACCTGTACCTGAACCAGGAAACGAACCAGAAAATCCTGAACCTGTATCTGAACCAGGAAACGAGGCAGAAAATCCTGAACCTGAACCAGGAAACGAAGAACCAGAAAATCCTGAACCTGCACTTGAACCAGGAAACGAGCCTGAAAATCCTGAACCTGAACCAGGAAACGAAGAACCAGAAAATCCTGAACCTGCACCTGAACCAGGATACGAGCCAGAAAATCCTGAACCTGTACCTGAACCAGCAAACGAGCTAGAAAATCCTGAACCTGTATCTGAACCAGGAAACGAGCCAGAAAATCCTGAACCTGAACCAGGAAACGAAGAACCAGAAAATCCTGAACCTGCACCTGAACCAGAATACGAGCCAGAAAATCCTGAACCTGCACTTGAAGCAGTAAACGAGCCAGAAAATCCTGAACCTGTACCTGAACCAGGAAACGAAGTACCCGAAAATCCTGAACCTGTACCTGAACCAGGAAGCGAGCCAGAAAATCCTGAACCTGTACCTGAACCAGAAAACGAAGAACCCGAAAATCCTGAACCTGTACCTGAACCAGGAGGCGAGCCAGAAAATCCTGAACCTGTACCTGAACCAGGAAACGAGCCAGAAAATCCTGAACCTGTACCTGAACCAGATAGCGAAGAACCAGAAAATCCTGAACCTATACCTGAACCAGGAAACGAGCCAGAAAATACTGAACCTGTACCTGAACCAGATAGCGAAGAACCAGAAAATCCTGAACCTATACCTGAACCAGAAAATCCTGAATTGGTACCAGAGCCAGGAAACGAAGACACGGAACAAACCAGCGAAGAGCCCGCTGAAGAATCGAATGAAGAAAAAGATAAACCGGATATTATGAGCAAACTGCTTAAGAGCGTAAGTATCAAACCACAaggattatattataattattaaactttaagagtaaaggatgactcacgctatacCGGGCCGTGCCCGAGCCGGGACGTCCggcgatcacgtggtgctttccatagaaaacgaagcgccggaagctttggcccggccccggcccggtctagcgtgagtcatttcTGAAAATTTTTAAATCGCGCCTTTTCATTCGCGTTTTACATTtgaagataaaatacattttttttttaatttttctcgtTTGTTCAGTTtagtgttataaaaaaaattcggCCCACCAATGTTTGAAAAAATCCTATAACATTGTTTCTTATGATATACCGGtatggtgaaaaattaaaaacaaaaaaaggaaaatgttaaatgttaatatctaaattttatttatttaattacaggaACAATTCTGGAAATGGCTAGGAGAATGGACCGCGACATACATGGAACTTTTAGAGAAGGTACGTtgcatttttaattataaactgtGTCCTTCTGACTTATaaaagtactaaatattataaaaactgttaaaaaaatatattttttgaatgATTGTGATCATGTGATGCCTACATCTACACTGTGTGATTCACTAGATTATATTGATGAATTTACTAATTTTCTAATTTTTACACAGCATATAAGGATAATAGCAATCCAAGAAATATGCAACCGCGAGAAATCTGGTGAACAAATGTGCCTCCTGGACGACCAACCTGAAAATAATGATGATGGAGTCATAATCAAAGATAGAAAGATCATTGTAGACGGTAAAGAAATAGATATAACACACACGGACAACTTAGACAAAGATCTGAAGAGAGGTCATCAAAACAATAAAGGGGATAgtgataagaaaaataaaaatgaaaataagataGAAGCATCGACAATCTACGGTAATTCAGTAGGAAATGAGAAAGTAACAAATGTGTTTATATTTACGACTGACCTAGCTGATGAGGTTATAGATAATTTAAAACCAGCAGATGAATCTGAAGTTGATTTCCTAATCGACGATAGGATAAAGGAAGAAAATAAGGAGAAATCCTCTGAAGATGAGACTAACCAATCAGAATCATTAGGAAATAATGAACCTAACACGAGTGAAGTCAATGAGGAAGGAGTTGATAATGAAGAAACATATGAAGGTGAGGTTAATAAGGAAGAACCGAACGAAGAGGGTGAATCAATTAAAGAAGTTATCAAAGAAAGTGATAACGAAGAATTAaacaaaaacgaattaaatgaaGGCGAAAATGACATAGAAGAGTTAAATAAAGATGCAAATGAACCTAATAAAGAAAAACCCGCGAGTAGCACCGAAGAATCAGAACGTGAAGATGATTCAAAGCTAGAAGAGAGTGAAAgagaattaaattagaaatctATACTCGTACGCTTTAGCTTTTAGGTAAAAATAAGGTTATAATAGTATAAGAAAACTGACTCCAATTTGTCAGCTGAATATTTCTatgttttaggtaggtatataatgtttatttaatcATTTTAACTATTTGTATACGTAGATTAGAATTGTATTTAACTATTTGCAcgttcttaaaaaaatattgttgtgacgtatgtcatagagaaaagaatacatagattgctcactccatacatcagtactaaaaagactattagcatctagcatcgagtagcggaactatcagtactgctacatctattgtcaaatagcagtactgatagttccactactcgatgctagatgtagacactgaaattaatagtctaactgatgtatggagtgagcacccttgtcttactatatttc
It encodes:
- the LOC134660388 gene encoding titin-like produces the protein MKILLDASSIYQVKDDSSGVSFVNPKEDKWTLRDILYYHIIERPREKPAVTERSFTNSHGYQFFDLAPLLEDSYDNHDDDDDGSYVEQADGEDQAEDIENHEERLRIRYLLLSRILLSEQSWPLGSLYGFFRYFPPSFSIFCIPHEPELTTTQKPLTDQDVKEAVPETSLNRRKRQAEMESAPDAPSYTSDVDSKAAYIQPNTYGMNLNGDQGYVWNNLNNSPTYYELGSSNGKRNEGSSGPQSQENSPPSSENAYIPLAIPNESESSEDIYIITNRPSAQPLETVPETNPELSNESPEPINENPGPINDNLGPINDNPELINENPESSDSEAYYPVEPIIGDDNSNLKPENEGFTNGPYENPEPIPVQPGTAEPSVPQPEAIEYPISENTVKESSESENTGYGQLGKTKIDSSTEESSEGDRFKDIPVAPTLPPLNYEGLPDYIRDAISSSEKPASYEQTDNPYTNPQPNPDDKQVLQNQMEGIFATMRPVEDIPKTYGMNLTSESGHVWNDMVNPPVSHNVGSPRKSVEEHKEQPPAPVSEQPEIQEPEKEPLPNPEVPNQEPETHESEEDKPIQELAEPEKEPEEPFANPSEENHEPPAPENEKPIEEPAEPTRPLEPEAESENPEVQEPGNEEPENPEPVPESGNEEPENPEPVPEPGNEPENPEPVSEPGNEAENPEPEPGNEEPENPEPALEPGNEPENPEPEPGNEEPENPEPAPEPGYEPENPEPVPEPANELENPEPVSEPGNEPENPEPEPGNEEPENPEPAPEPEYEPENPEPALEAVNEPENPEPVPEPGNEVPENPEPVPEPGSEPENPEPVPEPENEEPENPEPVPEPGGEPENPEPVPEPGNEPENPEPVPEPDSEEPENPEPIPEPGNEPENTEPVPEPDSEEPENPEPIPEPENPELVPEPGNEDTEQTSEEPAEESNEEKDKPDIMSKLLKSEQFWKWLGEWTATYMELLEKHIRIIAIQEICNREKSGEQMCLLDDQPENNDDGVIIKDRKIIVDGKEIDITHTDNLDKDLKRGHQNNKGDSDKKNKNENKIEASTIYGNSVGNEKVTNVFIFTTDLADEVIDNLKPADESEVDFLIDDRIKEENKEKSSEDETNQSESLGNNEPNTSEVNEEGVDNEETYEGEVNKEEPNEEGESIKEVIKESDNEELNKNELNEGENDIEELNKDANEPNKEKPASSTEESEREDDSKLEESERELN